A region from the Williamwhitmania sp. genome encodes:
- a CDS encoding FG-GAP-like repeat-containing protein, producing MTKISSILAAALLLTAGVMNAQTPTGLVGTIPGAFSVQPTGAATYQIPIDLPAGAGGLTPHLSLSYSSASGVGLAGRGWSLYGLSAITRVGQDMAHDGNITPLTFTAQDRLVLGGNRLVALSGAYLASSTVYGQERETFAKIETVLDNGTVWFRVTQKDGSVWEYGSDATSRFTPTGAAAPYQWWLRKVTDTDGNYYLIDYTTANSEIVPTKITYSKNTSTASDGITVTFTYSSLTFPPAVYLGGGAYIKPQAKTLTAITVSVGSSVQKSYTLSYDDAGTILARLTGVTLKLSDGSQLPVTSFAWENTSSDTSTTVTSLPAGGVPYYGDFEGDGTVEVAKASGTTVNFYRMVGSDFELLSSTATIMPGMVHLYTPDLDGDGRADLVEDYLDGTVLKTRIYQNTGSGFISKGDLVLTGYSSATPMQLGDINGDGKADMVWYDSTGKLNYWLFNSFDSLFSTKLISAGKSTYTLRDFNGDGVSDIFVTMRLGFAIYTCTGGSVTTLPMNTTLPMGASKFTPGDFNGDGLCDLLYFDSKSNLFKIALSNGVGFSGSLLVDVVLSPTFAAAYVADFDGDGADDIVFQDGITATKLTFFSPKDGNLIEMNVTPGTIYFDPSNLTDFDGDGVTELLYFTGTKMNVIKMSQTNLQPKITSFQRGDGLYYNVSYGRSTDGTLCSRTFNTTYPLENFSAPHYLVSSVTVPDGVGGTKSSTFAYGSPRVQLTGLGYLGFQTFEQTDHATGTHTTQTYEFQSPHYDPLLKARTVDVNGGPTLTETYTNSYINLSAGRYLCYPSNVVSTDQLKGVSTTISSRYDSNGNLTDETRTSGDFAVETTYSGFAGPVVPCFPSSMVTSYRKGGSTTRSATTSITYNTPSWKVHTHTTDVGTDAALTKTFTYGAFGNVASVAATGRGTTTFTYEGSGRFVTSTTNALGQADLSPVNTLTGTVIDYTDINGFKTIYNAYDALGRPTSITPPDKQAITIAYSWAVGEVPNAVWKVTTSRTGSGTTEEYHDLYGRTIQQNRPAPGGKTVVVRSTYNAQGELENQSLPGFTSPSSKVVFYTYDSYGRVASKTLPGKSYSYTYGNGSSKVTEMEIHSNHSVAVTYNELGLPASVDGTDGKVNYTYNGLGQPIDVTTNGGVNNHYVYNYQTSTRTVTNSNSGTSTVTTNAWGQPTSVTDARGKTTTITYDAMGRVTSKSLPEGNMTYHYDSQVKGALDNVSFGIQTRTFNYDIGNYGRLTSVEDEIDGQTFTHDITYDGSGRVLTLTYPNNFTVSYTYDGNSFTSSIISGGKAIWTRGTETALGQPVDYLLGNGVTTKYTYDNNHHIASITDGNIFSQSYVVNGATGNMECRTDNLRSGLKETFTYDVQNRLTSISPGSGATFRASSLSYLDNGNIARKSDAGSYSYQSLLPNAVTEIDPASGSALPTTPQKVTYSSYSQPVTIAVGTRQDSLVLSYGTDLQRVEEQTYSGGTLAETRYLVGDYEKVVKPGGGEKHYCYVSSPYGVVAVSITDGTTTTLHYLHTDYLGSVVAISNTSGVREQEMSYDAWGRRRNPGDWTYDSLPDPSTYLINRGYTFHEHYDKLGLINMNGRVYDPVVGRFLSVDPLVGNPLNSQDYNGYSYCGNNPLAFTDPSGYQK from the coding sequence ATGACCAAAATTAGCAGTATCTTAGCCGCTGCTTTACTCCTTACAGCGGGCGTTATGAATGCGCAAACCCCAACTGGCCTTGTTGGCACCATTCCCGGAGCCTTTTCTGTTCAACCCACCGGTGCTGCCACCTACCAGATACCCATCGATCTTCCTGCAGGAGCAGGAGGGCTTACCCCCCACCTATCGCTTTCCTACAGCAGCGCCAGCGGGGTAGGGCTTGCCGGCAGGGGCTGGAGCCTCTACGGCCTTTCGGCCATTACCCGGGTGGGGCAGGATATGGCCCACGACGGCAACATAACGCCCCTCACCTTCACCGCCCAGGATAGGCTGGTGCTCGGCGGGAACCGGCTGGTGGCCCTCAGCGGAGCCTACCTAGCCAGCAGCACCGTTTACGGGCAGGAGCGCGAAACGTTTGCCAAAATAGAAACGGTGCTCGACAACGGCACCGTGTGGTTTCGGGTAACGCAGAAGGACGGCAGCGTGTGGGAGTACGGCAGCGATGCCACCTCCCGCTTTACGCCAACGGGTGCGGCAGCCCCCTACCAGTGGTGGCTACGTAAGGTGACCGATACCGACGGCAACTACTACCTCATAGACTACACCACCGCGAATAGCGAGATTGTTCCCACCAAAATTACCTACTCCAAGAACACCAGCACCGCCTCCGACGGCATCACCGTGACATTTACCTACAGCAGCCTTACCTTCCCTCCAGCCGTTTACCTTGGTGGAGGGGCCTACATCAAACCACAGGCCAAAACGCTCACCGCCATTACGGTAAGCGTGGGGAGCAGCGTGCAGAAGAGCTACACCCTCAGCTACGATGACGCTGGCACTATCTTAGCTAGGCTGACGGGTGTTACCCTGAAGCTCAGCGACGGCAGCCAGCTGCCGGTCACCAGCTTTGCATGGGAAAACACCAGCAGCGACACCTCCACTACCGTTACAAGCTTACCCGCCGGAGGAGTGCCCTACTACGGCGACTTCGAGGGTGATGGAACGGTGGAGGTGGCCAAGGCCAGCGGTACAACGGTGAATTTCTACCGGATGGTGGGCAGCGACTTTGAGCTGTTGAGCAGCACCGCCACCATCATGCCGGGCATGGTGCACCTCTACACCCCTGATTTGGATGGGGATGGGCGTGCCGATTTGGTGGAGGACTACCTCGACGGCACGGTGCTCAAGACCCGCATCTACCAGAACACCGGGAGTGGATTTATTTCCAAGGGCGATTTGGTGCTCACGGGCTACAGCAGCGCCACCCCCATGCAGCTTGGTGACATTAACGGCGACGGCAAGGCCGACATGGTTTGGTACGACAGCACCGGAAAGCTCAACTACTGGCTATTCAACAGCTTTGATTCGCTGTTCAGCACCAAGTTGATCTCCGCTGGAAAATCAACCTACACCCTGCGCGACTTCAACGGCGATGGGGTCAGCGATATCTTTGTGACCATGCGCCTTGGGTTTGCGATTTATACTTGCACTGGTGGCAGCGTTACTACCCTGCCCATGAATACTACGCTACCTATGGGGGCTAGTAAATTTACCCCTGGGGACTTCAACGGCGATGGGCTGTGCGACCTGCTCTACTTTGACAGCAAATCTAACCTCTTTAAAATCGCGCTCTCCAACGGTGTGGGGTTTAGCGGAAGCCTGCTGGTGGATGTGGTGCTAAGCCCCACCTTTGCGGCCGCCTATGTGGCCGATTTCGACGGGGATGGGGCCGACGACATCGTTTTTCAGGATGGAATTACGGCCACCAAGTTGACCTTTTTTTCTCCCAAGGATGGAAACTTGATCGAGATGAACGTAACCCCTGGAACCATATACTTCGACCCCAGCAACCTTACTGATTTTGACGGTGATGGGGTGACCGAGCTGCTCTACTTTACCGGCACCAAGATGAACGTGATTAAGATGAGCCAGACCAACCTGCAGCCCAAGATCACCTCCTTCCAGCGGGGTGATGGGCTATACTACAACGTGAGTTACGGCCGCTCCACCGATGGCACCCTCTGCTCCCGAACCTTCAACACCACCTACCCGCTGGAGAACTTTTCGGCACCGCACTACTTGGTATCGAGCGTAACCGTGCCCGATGGCGTGGGTGGAACCAAGAGCAGCACCTTTGCCTACGGCAGTCCCCGCGTGCAGTTAACCGGGCTGGGCTACCTCGGATTTCAGACGTTTGAGCAGACCGACCACGCCACCGGAACCCACACCACCCAAACCTACGAGTTCCAGAGTCCCCATTACGACCCGCTGCTGAAGGCGAGAACTGTGGATGTGAATGGTGGCCCCACGCTCACGGAGACCTACACCAACAGCTACATCAACCTCTCGGCTGGCCGCTACCTCTGCTACCCCTCCAACGTGGTGAGCACCGATCAACTCAAGGGGGTTTCCACCACCATCAGCAGCAGATACGACAGCAACGGCAACCTCACCGACGAGACCCGCACGAGCGGCGATTTTGCGGTGGAGACCACCTACTCCGGCTTTGCCGGCCCCGTGGTGCCCTGCTTCCCCAGCAGCATGGTTACCTCCTACCGAAAGGGCGGTAGCACCACCCGCAGCGCCACCACCAGCATCACATACAATACCCCCAGCTGGAAGGTGCACACCCATACAACGGATGTTGGAACGGATGCCGCCCTGACCAAAACCTTTACCTACGGCGCCTTCGGGAACGTGGCCAGCGTAGCGGCCACCGGCCGGGGTACCACCACCTTCACCTACGAGGGCAGCGGGCGCTTCGTGACCAGCACCACCAACGCGCTGGGGCAGGCCGACCTCAGCCCCGTAAACACCCTCACCGGAACGGTGATCGATTATACCGATATTAACGGCTTTAAAACCATCTACAATGCCTACGACGCGCTGGGACGTCCCACCTCTATTACCCCGCCCGATAAACAAGCCATCACTATTGCCTACAGCTGGGCGGTAGGCGAGGTTCCCAACGCCGTGTGGAAGGTAACAACCAGCCGAACCGGCAGCGGCACCACGGAGGAATATCACGACCTCTACGGCCGAACCATCCAGCAGAATAGGCCTGCCCCCGGCGGCAAAACGGTGGTGGTGCGCAGCACCTACAACGCGCAGGGGGAGCTGGAAAACCAGAGCCTTCCGGGATTTACCTCACCCTCTTCGAAAGTGGTTTTCTACACCTACGACAGCTACGGCCGCGTAGCCAGCAAAACCCTACCTGGAAAGAGCTACAGCTACACCTACGGCAACGGTAGCAGCAAGGTAACTGAGATGGAAATACACAGCAATCACTCCGTTGCGGTGACCTACAACGAGCTGGGGCTTCCCGCATCTGTAGATGGTACCGATGGCAAGGTGAATTATACCTACAACGGGCTTGGCCAACCCATAGATGTTACCACCAATGGAGGAGTTAACAACCACTATGTGTACAACTACCAAACGAGCACTCGTACGGTGACGAACTCCAACTCCGGTACCTCCACAGTGACCACCAACGCCTGGGGCCAGCCCACCTCGGTAACCGACGCGCGGGGCAAAACCACCACCATCACCTACGATGCCATGGGGCGGGTGACCTCTAAGTCGCTTCCGGAGGGTAACATGACCTACCATTACGACTCCCAAGTGAAGGGTGCATTAGATAACGTCTCCTTTGGTATCCAAACGCGTACATTTAACTATGATATAGGTAACTATGGCCGCCTTACCAGCGTAGAGGACGAAATAGACGGGCAAACCTTTACTCACGATATTACCTATGACGGCAGCGGGCGAGTATTAACGCTCACCTACCCCAACAACTTTACGGTGAGCTACACCTACGACGGGAACAGCTTTACCTCCTCCATTATCAGCGGCGGCAAGGCCATCTGGACTCGGGGCACCGAGACGGCGCTGGGCCAGCCGGTGGATTACCTGCTGGGCAACGGCGTTACCACCAAGTATACCTACGATAACAACCACCACATTGCCTCCATCACCGATGGAAACATCTTCTCCCAGAGCTACGTTGTGAATGGTGCTACCGGTAATATGGAGTGTAGAACAGATAATCTACGGTCGGGCTTAAAAGAAACCTTTACCTATGATGTCCAGAACAGGCTTACCTCTATAAGCCCCGGCTCCGGCGCCACCTTTAGAGCAAGCTCCCTGAGCTACCTTGACAACGGCAACATTGCCCGGAAATCCGACGCCGGCAGCTACAGCTACCAGTCGCTGCTGCCCAATGCCGTTACCGAAATTGACCCTGCCTCTGGTAGTGCCCTGCCTACCACCCCTCAAAAGGTGACCTACAGCTCCTATAGCCAGCCGGTAACCATTGCCGTGGGCACGCGGCAGGACTCGCTGGTGCTGAGCTACGGCACCGACCTGCAGCGGGTGGAGGAGCAAACCTATAGCGGGGGGACGCTCGCGGAGACCCGCTACCTGGTGGGCGACTACGAGAAGGTGGTGAAGCCCGGAGGAGGCGAAAAGCACTACTGCTACGTGAGCTCGCCCTACGGCGTGGTGGCGGTGAGCATTACCGACGGAACCACCACCACTCTGCACTACCTCCACACCGACTACCTCGGCTCCGTAGTGGCCATCTCCAACACCAGCGGGGTAAGAGAGCAGGAGATGAGCTACGACGCCTGGGGTCGCCGCCGCAACCCCGGCGACTGGACCTACGATAGCCTACCCGACCCCTCCACCTACCTGATTAACCGCGGCTACACCTTCCACGAGCACTACGACAAGCTGGGGCTTATTAACATGAATGGTAGGGTGTACGACCCCGTGGTGGGCCGCTTCCTGAGCGTGGACCCGCTGGTGGGCAACCCGCTGAACTCACAGGACTACAACGGCTACAGCTACTGCGGCAACAACCCCCTCGCCTTCACCGACCCCAGCGGATACCAGAAGT
- a CDS encoding T9SS type A sorting domain-containing protein encodes MKTFTYACLFALLTTAAASASGQNIGFTYDASGNRVERLLITLKVPQAPGAATDTTGKEPLVPISFKDLRVFPNPTQGLVTVDYPNFTDGDVITYAVYSSGGQLVMQGRSATSQLDLDFSTKPAGIYIVKLSKSGATVDMQVVKQ; translated from the coding sequence ATGAAAACCTTTACCTACGCTTGCCTTTTTGCTCTTCTTACCACCGCTGCCGCTAGCGCCAGCGGCCAAAACATTGGGTTCACCTACGACGCCTCGGGCAACCGGGTGGAGCGCCTGCTGATCACCCTCAAGGTACCCCAAGCTCCGGGAGCCGCCACTGACACCACCGGCAAGGAGCCCCTTGTGCCTATTTCCTTTAAAGACTTAAGGGTATTTCCCAACCCTACCCAGGGGTTGGTTACCGTTGACTACCCCAACTTCACCGATGGGGATGTTATTACATACGCTGTTTACAGCAGCGGCGGCCAGCTCGTAATGCAGGGCCGCTCGGCCACCAGCCAGCTGGACCTCGATTTTTCGACCAAACCCGCGGGTATTTACATTGTAAAGCTTAGCAAGAGCGGAGCAACCGTTGATATGCAGGTAGTAAAGCAGTAG
- the tnpA gene encoding IS200/IS605 family transposase, whose amino-acid sequence MPYTTLYVHVVWTTKDKQPLLAKTIRQQLFAHIRENAASKNIVIAAIGGHLDHAHCLISLEPTQTLANVMNLIKGESSFWINKNHLLPQKFEWQDDYFGITVSPSVFENVRNYILNQERHHQKKTFSQEYDEFIDACGKNN is encoded by the coding sequence ATGCCTTACACTACCCTATACGTTCATGTAGTTTGGACCACAAAAGACAAACAGCCTTTGCTGGCAAAAACTATTCGGCAACAGCTATTCGCTCACATTCGTGAGAATGCTGCATCAAAAAATATTGTCATAGCAGCAATTGGGGGCCACCTCGACCATGCTCATTGCCTTATCTCACTAGAGCCAACCCAAACATTGGCCAATGTTATGAATCTAATCAAAGGCGAGTCCTCGTTTTGGATTAACAAAAATCACCTGCTACCGCAAAAGTTTGAATGGCAAGACGACTACTTTGGAATAACCGTAAGCCCTTCCGTATTTGAAAACGTCAGGAACTATATTCTTAACCAAGAAAGACACCACCAAAAAAAGACGTTTTCGCAGGAGTACGATGAGTTTATAGATGCCTGTGGTAAAAATAATTAA